In Mycoplasmopsis cynos, the following are encoded in one genomic region:
- the msrA gene encoding peptide-methionine (S)-S-oxide reductase MsrA has translation MKKEIFVAGGCFWGVEAYFSRIKGIESTAVYYINGGYEGVSYKDVCQISNHVEAVKLVYDDTIINERELFYLYLQIVDPYSLNKQGNDIGTQYRIGIYTNDPLTLNEFKTINNDFIAQTSKNNHIELLPVTDQTRAEEYHQKYLQKNPSGYCHINIFSIPDKYLKDEYK, from the coding sequence ATGAAAAAAGAAATTTTTGTTGCAGGTGGATGCTTTTGAGGAGTTGAAGCTTATTTTTCACGAATCAAGGGAATTGAGTCAACTGCGGTTTATTACATAAACGGTGGTTATGAAGGCGTAAGTTACAAAGATGTTTGTCAAATTTCAAACCATGTAGAAGCCGTTAAATTAGTTTATGATGATACTATTATTAATGAAAGAGAATTATTTTATTTATATTTACAAATTGTTGACCCTTATTCGCTAAATAAACAAGGAAATGATATTGGAACTCAATATAGAATTGGGATATATACAAATGATCCATTAACGCTAAATGAATTTAAAACAATTAACAATGATTTTATTGCTCAAACAAGTAAAAATAATCATATTGAACTACTTCCTGTAACTGATCAAACAAGAGCTGAAGAATATCATCAAAAATATTTACAAAAGAATCCAAGTGGGTATTGTCACATAAATATCTTTTCTATACCTGATAAATATTTAAAAGATGAATATAAATAA
- a CDS encoding TatD family hydrolase has protein sequence MGKKFSSFIDAHCHITKRSYNLLEIETIALKIKSNNIEFIINNGGHPEENEEVIKLAKEIPELKACIGIHPEAGKDQNDYKQVEELLLKNREHIVGIGEIGLDYYYEDAPSRENQIGSFENQIKLAIKYNLPVVIHIRDKENEFQAYQDAYDILKKYPNIKTMLHTFAGNIEWAKKFMEFPNLLFSFSGVVTYGSSHTTREVIKFLSPERILNETDSPFLRPHPYSNKINDPNNVLYVAYYIAGLKGIGLDKYVDRVNKNLRKLFNL, from the coding sequence ATGGGAAAGAAATTTAGTTCATTTATTGATGCTCATTGTCATATTACAAAAAGATCATATAATTTACTTGAAATAGAAACCATTGCCTTGAAGATTAAATCAAATAATATTGAATTTATTATTAATAACGGTGGTCATCCAGAAGAAAATGAAGAAGTTATAAAGTTAGCTAAAGAAATTCCAGAATTAAAGGCATGCATAGGAATCCATCCAGAAGCTGGTAAAGATCAAAATGATTATAAGCAAGTTGAAGAACTATTGTTAAAAAATCGAGAACACATAGTTGGAATAGGCGAAATAGGTTTAGATTACTATTATGAAGATGCTCCGAGCAGAGAAAACCAGATAGGTAGTTTTGAAAACCAAATAAAGTTAGCTATTAAATATAATTTACCTGTTGTTATACACATTAGAGATAAAGAAAATGAATTCCAGGCTTATCAAGATGCTTATGATATTTTAAAAAAATACCCGAATATAAAAACAATGCTTCATACTTTTGCGGGTAATATCGAATGAGCTAAGAAGTTTATGGAATTTCCAAATTTACTTTTTTCATTTAGTGGCGTAGTTACTTATGGTTCATCACATACAACGAGAGAAGTTATAAAATTTTTATCACCAGAAAGAATTTTAAATGAAACTGATTCACCATTTTTAAGACCTCACCCATATTCTAATAAAATAAATGATCCAAATAATGTGCTATATGTTGCATATTATATAGCTGGTCTAAAAGGAATCGGTTTAGATAAATACGTAGATAGAGTGAATAAAAATTTAAGGAAATTATTTAATTTATAA
- the plsY gene encoding glycerol-3-phosphate 1-O-acyltransferase PlsY — protein MEFFLTIFINVGFFLIGYLIGSINTSIVFSKIFNKPDLREYYSKNAGATNSLRVYGTKSAVFILLIDIFKTFTMVLICRLISYGINSRITPEFIERTKDVSLISNKLFLIPLLGGLGVVIGNIYPIFYNFKGGKGVATSLGFLISINIVLLPIASVFFFGLMFWKRYVSLASIVTAFVMIFFCAIPWISEGPLGWITGLQVGYFWVTIITFGLAATFLIYSHKENIKRLLNKCERKFGVN, from the coding sequence ATGGAATTTTTTCTAACAATTTTTATTAATGTCGGTTTTTTTCTAATTGGATATTTAATTGGTTCAATAAATACGTCAATTGTGTTTAGTAAAATTTTTAATAAACCAGATTTAAGAGAATATTACTCAAAAAATGCAGGAGCAACAAATTCATTAAGAGTTTATGGAACTAAATCCGCTGTGTTCATTCTTTTGATTGATATATTTAAAACTTTTACAATGGTTCTAATTTGCCGCTTAATATCTTATGGGATAAATTCTCGAATCACCCCAGAATTTATTGAAAGAACAAAAGATGTTAGTTTAATTAGTAACAAATTATTTTTAATACCTCTTTTAGGTGGTTTAGGAGTTGTAATTGGTAATATTTATCCAATATTTTATAATTTTAAAGGAGGCAAGGGAGTAGCGACATCATTAGGGTTTTTAATTTCCATTAATATAGTATTATTACCGATAGCTTCTGTATTTTTCTTTGGCTTAATGTTTTGAAAAAGATATGTTTCGTTAGCGAGCATCGTAACTGCTTTTGTGATGATATTCTTTTGCGCAATTCCTTGAATAAGTGAAGGTCCGCTTGGTTGAATAACAGGTTTACAAGTAGGATATTTTTGAGTTACAATAATAACTTTTGGTTTAGCAGCTACATTTTTGATTTATTCACACAAAGAAAACATTAAGAGACTTTTAAATAAATGTGAGAGAAAGTTTGGTGTAAATTAA
- a CDS encoding alpha-amylase family glycosyl hydrolase, which yields MKKWKKIINKCLIMTATSIITISNACNSNDTELNRLKSELLTSLNYLQYPKENDNQNVIAILELKKKINNSTKENIKQLKETINKLKQLIPTTLNKIKNLSLSKQKIYKDILNSSHTVPSIESLNIRIDNTIEKEKELISKKINNLQYVPIEKRSKAIFDLNNKNYYEMIDEYKYLLKENIVTWIDVLPYPNKKANAKNKLLNKYTDLDKQTDEEILKIDQILAKLEAKIRLKLTEIEQLNYPDSSNDPIAANYFKAQLNEADTDDKVDAIFSKQWNAKIKYWNQLLQKISNNEHHQRLLHQLKNTFFENSNDLEHGDLKFLKELYNTYVLHYAIPAIDSLNNLSKNEKFEYIQKINPLQISESEINNKNIHDKLIEIENIVEEAIIGHNKIELTPDQTTWGESWSTEKNKTDPSSIENETTVLILDKLIKKPLKISSSEYQLILSNLKPILPLRNTIATILSLNNIDELKGTSGDQYNKPWLISKDLLKPNAFTDGVLNEVKESQTALHVRKLEKYLFGVNGDNPTEKNDLINKIVVLLKEDIVNKNNEKLNKWKSDILNKVKEFIKIYIKSNKNETKLENAVNKYLNTYINPAIVRSYLDSKNNVDLFNKENELNKLKSSKTLLAWGDDKFVDIIRKNNLSNISYVDEASNVQFIAPYNKDAKRSNVMYQLTVYSFADGNNDGIGDFIGLKNNLDYFVNLGIDTLYLSPIHPASSYHGYDVIDYTDVAPELGGMKAFDEFLIKAHEKGIRVVLDMVFNHTSYEHPWFQKALQNDPKYKNFYYIYDHPKWTDQNQKNQNKEGSDTVRHFFRNVYDAKDPSKNPANTNYNWAAEFWSGMPDLNLNNPDVIEELKNVHRFWARKGVDGFRYDAFYHFFDSKNPAKGNNNKGKEVELFKEFRKVINQEYKNAEDQKVSRSSLDAFMFGEWWESPEGENAKRNWFSKNGNDKALSSLIDGSRWKLNPNVGISWKDELYLIDHLTDKNGQIREWMPFLDNHDVERWITQYRYSNNDHNVTEIPHKLTEFQRAGYEYALVNLLSRGGLPTLYNGNEILMQGGPKNKTDANVREAFWWKNTANNVHFFEKRNPGEVITRKSSTGEGTVESIINNPDSSYNLISKLIKLRKDYKSLRDIDTKYITIPHEILIFPSENSIHDYEMTVRKNEDGTYILILYSKNVTNNSNIMLKSNFKIKETFFSKNISLNQFSSGTEIKAKGTGFLAAYLISPK from the coding sequence ATGAAAAAATGGAAAAAAATTATTAATAAATGCTTAATTATGACAGCTACAAGTATCATTACTATTTCAAACGCATGTAATAGTAATGATACTGAATTAAATAGATTAAAAAGTGAGTTATTAACCTCGTTAAATTATCTACAATATCCAAAAGAAAATGATAATCAAAATGTTATTGCTATATTAGAATTAAAAAAGAAAATAAATAATTCAACAAAAGAAAATATCAAACAATTAAAAGAAACAATTAATAAATTGAAACAATTAATTCCAACAACCTTAAATAAAATTAAAAATTTATCCTTATCTAAACAAAAAATATATAAAGATATCCTAAATTCATCGCACACAGTTCCTTCAATAGAATCACTAAATATTCGAATAGATAATACAATTGAAAAAGAAAAAGAATTAATATCCAAAAAAATAAATAATCTCCAATATGTTCCTATCGAAAAACGTAGTAAAGCCATTTTCGATCTAAATAATAAAAATTATTATGAAATGATAGATGAGTATAAATATTTATTAAAAGAAAATATTGTAACATGGATCGATGTTTTACCTTATCCAAATAAAAAAGCTAATGCTAAAAATAAACTATTAAATAAATATACAGATTTAGATAAGCAAACAGATGAAGAAATTCTAAAAATTGATCAAATTCTTGCTAAATTAGAAGCAAAAATTAGATTGAAATTAACCGAAATAGAACAATTAAATTACCCTGATTCTAGTAACGATCCAATAGCTGCTAATTATTTTAAAGCGCAGTTAAATGAAGCTGATACTGATGATAAAGTTGATGCTATTTTTTCTAAACAATGAAATGCAAAAATAAAATATTGAAACCAATTATTACAAAAAATTTCCAATAATGAGCATCATCAAAGACTTTTACATCAGTTAAAAAATACTTTTTTTGAAAACAGTAATGACCTTGAACATGGAGATTTAAAATTTTTAAAAGAACTTTATAATACATATGTATTACATTATGCTATTCCTGCAATTGATTCACTAAATAATTTAAGTAAAAATGAAAAATTTGAATATATTCAAAAAATTAATCCCCTACAAATTTCTGAATCTGAAATAAATAATAAAAACATACATGATAAACTTATAGAAATTGAAAATATTGTTGAAGAAGCAATTATTGGACACAATAAAATTGAGCTAACTCCTGATCAAACAACTTGAGGAGAGTCTTGATCAACTGAAAAAAATAAGACTGATCCTTCAAGTATAGAAAATGAAACAACTGTTTTAATTCTTGATAAATTAATTAAAAAACCTCTAAAAATATCAAGTTCAGAGTACCAGCTAATCTTGTCTAACTTAAAACCAATCCTGCCTTTAAGAAATACAATTGCAACAATTTTGTCGCTTAACAATATTGATGAATTAAAAGGAACATCAGGCGATCAATATAATAAACCTTGATTAATTTCCAAGGACTTGCTTAAACCAAATGCATTCACTGATGGAGTTTTAAATGAAGTAAAAGAATCTCAAACTGCCTTACATGTTAGAAAACTTGAAAAATATTTATTCGGCGTTAACGGAGATAATCCAACTGAAAAAAATGATCTTATTAATAAAATTGTTGTTTTATTAAAAGAGGATATAGTTAATAAAAATAATGAAAAATTAAATAAATGAAAATCCGATATTTTAAATAAAGTAAAAGAATTCATTAAAATATATATTAAATCTAATAAAAATGAAACTAAATTAGAAAATGCGGTTAATAAATATTTAAACACATACATAAACCCAGCAATCGTAAGATCTTATTTAGATTCTAAAAATAATGTAGATTTATTTAATAAAGAAAATGAATTAAATAAATTAAAATCTTCTAAAACTTTATTAGCTTGAGGTGATGATAAATTTGTGGATATCATAAGAAAAAATAATCTTTCAAACATTAGTTATGTTGATGAAGCTTCAAATGTACAATTTATTGCTCCATATAATAAAGATGCAAAGCGTTCAAATGTTATGTATCAATTAACAGTTTATTCATTCGCTGATGGAAATAATGATGGAATCGGAGATTTTATCGGGCTTAAAAATAATTTAGATTATTTTGTTAATTTAGGAATTGATACTTTATATCTTTCGCCAATTCATCCTGCTTCATCATATCACGGATATGATGTAATTGATTATACTGATGTAGCTCCTGAACTAGGAGGAATGAAAGCATTTGATGAATTTTTAATTAAAGCACATGAAAAAGGTATTAGAGTTGTGCTTGATATGGTTTTTAACCACACTTCATATGAGCATCCATGATTCCAAAAAGCCTTGCAAAATGATCCTAAATATAAGAATTTCTATTATATTTATGATCATCCAAAATGAACTGATCAGAATCAAAAAAATCAAAATAAAGAAGGAAGTGATACAGTAAGACATTTCTTCAGAAACGTTTATGATGCGAAAGATCCTTCAAAAAATCCTGCAAATACTAATTATAATTGAGCAGCAGAATTTTGATCTGGAATGCCTGATTTAAATTTAAATAATCCTGACGTTATTGAAGAACTTAAAAATGTTCACCGTTTTTGAGCAAGGAAAGGTGTTGATGGATTTAGATATGATGCATTTTATCACTTCTTTGATTCAAAAAATCCTGCAAAAGGTAATAATAATAAAGGCAAGGAGGTAGAATTATTTAAAGAATTCAGAAAAGTAATCAATCAAGAATATAAAAACGCTGAAGATCAAAAAGTCTCTAGATCATCATTAGATGCATTTATGTTTGGTGAGTGATGAGAATCACCAGAAGGAGAAAATGCTAAAAGAAATTGATTTTCAAAAAATGGTAATGATAAAGCACTTAGTTCTTTAATTGATGGTTCAAGATGAAAACTTAATCCAAATGTTGGTATAAGTTGAAAAGATGAACTATATTTAATTGATCATCTCACAGATAAAAACGGCCAAATAAGAGAATGAATGCCATTTTTAGACAATCACGATGTAGAGAGATGAATCACTCAATATCGTTATTCAAATAATGATCACAATGTAACAGAAATTCCTCATAAATTAACTGAATTTCAAAGAGCAGGCTATGAGTATGCATTGGTTAATCTTTTATCTCGTGGAGGATTACCAACTTTATATAATGGTAATGAAATTCTAATGCAAGGTGGTCCAAAAAATAAAACAGATGCAAATGTTAGAGAAGCATTTTGATGAAAAAATACAGCAAATAATGTTCATTTCTTTGAAAAAAGAAATCCAGGAGAAGTAATTACAAGAAAATCTTCAACCGGCGAAGGAACAGTTGAATCAATTATTAATAATCCAGATTCTTCATATAACTTAATTTCCAAATTAATAAAATTAAGAAAAGACTATAAATCATTGAGAGATATTGATACAAAATATATTACAATACCGCATGAAATTCTTATTTTTCCTTCAGAAAACAGCATTCATGATTATGAAATGACAGTAAGAAAAAATGAGGATGGCACATACATATTGATTTTATATTCAAAAAATGTCACTAATAATTCAAATATTATGCTTAAATCAAATTTTAAAATAAAAGAAACTTTCTTTAGTAAAAATATTAGTTTAAATCAATTTAGTTCAGGCACTGAAATAAAAGCGAAAGGAACTGGTTTTCTAGCTGCTTATTTAATTTCTCCTAAATAA
- the rsmA gene encoding 16S rRNA (adenine(1518)-N(6)/adenine(1519)-N(6))-dimethyltransferase RsmA produces MGREIFAKKKYGQNFLHDNNIIKKIVSLVEINDLNVIEIGPGRGALTKELLKKVKFLTAYEIDVDMVEILKKEISSEKFELINKDFLKVDLSEIKPSIIIANIPYYITSDILFKIFEYREKIKTAILMVQKEVAERIVALNNTSEYSKLSVSSQYLADVKVEFLVPSKCFVPKPKVDSAIISFKFKDNISNQEWKIYKDFFKLCFSNRRKKLSFALKMKYKMDVILKAYDRLKLDQNTRIQELNVSSIIDLYKTLEEKK; encoded by the coding sequence ATGGGAAGAGAAATTTTTGCAAAAAAGAAGTATGGTCAAAACTTTTTACATGATAATAATATTATTAAAAAAATTGTTTCACTTGTTGAAATTAATGATTTAAACGTTATTGAAATAGGACCAGGCAGAGGTGCATTAACAAAAGAATTATTAAAAAAAGTTAAATTTTTAACTGCCTATGAAATTGATGTAGATATGGTTGAAATTTTAAAAAAAGAAATTAGCTCAGAAAAATTTGAATTAATTAATAAAGATTTTTTAAAGGTAGATTTAAGTGAAATAAAACCTTCAATAATAATCGCGAATATTCCATATTACATAACTAGTGATATTTTGTTTAAAATTTTTGAATATAGAGAAAAAATAAAAACTGCTATTTTAATGGTACAAAAAGAAGTCGCTGAAAGAATAGTGGCTTTAAATAACACTTCAGAATATTCCAAATTATCAGTTAGTTCACAATATTTAGCAGATGTAAAAGTAGAGTTTTTAGTTCCATCTAAATGTTTTGTTCCTAAACCGAAAGTTGACTCTGCAATTATTTCATTTAAATTCAAAGATAATATTAGTAATCAAGAATGAAAAATATATAAAGATTTTTTTAAATTATGTTTTAGTAACCGAAGAAAGAAATTATCTTTTGCTCTAAAAATGAAATATAAAATGGATGTCATTTTAAAAGCTTATGATAGACTTAAACTCGATCAAAATACAAGAATACAAGAGTTAAATGTTTCAAGTATTATTGACCTTTATAAAACACTTGAGGAGAAAAAGTAA
- the mnmE gene encoding tRNA uridine-5-carboxymethylaminomethyl(34) synthesis GTPase MnmE, protein MNDTIAAISSGSRINQPISIIRLAGPRTLDIIRKIFKGKIGRDHTITYGYIYDGQYLIDEVLVMWFLGFKEGDKIIYNNYVGEPIIEINCHGGIVVTNKILELLLSNGARMAEPGEFTRRAFLNGKLDLIKAEAIHDLIMSKTITQVKASVNRFKGKTSDLIDKFINKISLIIGMAEVNIDYPEYDDVEQFTNNKMLDVIIDLEKKLSEIIKISEDSRYIFEGVRVCILGKPNVGKSSILNALLSEEKAIVTDIAGTTRDLVEASYQINGILFKLVDTAGLRNTIEKIEKIGIKRSIEQIAKSDLIIHVVDPTQEDDEYDELIASEAKKEMKFYLKVYNKSDLIKTKNINGIYVSALNSDIKELEDALIENFKDIDIMDERIFSNTRQLSLIKNAFNSIKEAKNSLNNNQTFDVIMIDLYDAWDALQNIKGNANREDLLDVMFQNFCLGK, encoded by the coding sequence ATGAATGATACAATAGCAGCTATAAGTTCTGGATCAAGAATTAATCAACCAATTTCAATTATTAGATTAGCTGGACCAAGAACATTAGATATTATAAGAAAAATTTTTAAAGGTAAAATCGGAAGAGATCATACTATAACTTACGGTTACATTTATGATGGTCAATATTTAATTGATGAAGTCTTGGTTATGTGGTTTTTAGGCTTTAAAGAAGGTGACAAAATTATTTACAATAATTATGTTGGTGAACCTATAATAGAAATAAATTGTCACGGCGGAATTGTTGTTACTAATAAAATATTAGAGCTATTATTATCTAATGGAGCAAGAATGGCTGAACCAGGTGAATTTACCCGAAGAGCATTTTTGAATGGTAAACTTGACTTAATTAAAGCGGAAGCAATACATGATTTAATAATGTCTAAAACAATAACACAAGTAAAAGCGAGCGTTAATCGTTTTAAGGGTAAAACATCAGATTTAATTGATAAGTTTATAAATAAAATATCATTAATAATCGGAATGGCAGAAGTTAATATTGATTATCCTGAATATGATGACGTTGAACAGTTTACAAACAACAAAATGTTAGATGTGATTATTGACTTAGAAAAAAAACTTAGTGAAATCATAAAGATTTCAGAAGATAGTCGTTACATTTTTGAAGGTGTTAGAGTTTGTATTTTAGGAAAGCCTAACGTTGGGAAAAGTAGCATTTTAAATGCTTTATTGTCTGAGGAAAAAGCAATTGTAACAGATATAGCAGGAACTACGAGAGATTTAGTGGAGGCTTCATATCAAATAAATGGAATTCTATTTAAATTAGTTGATACGGCAGGGTTGAGAAATACAATTGAAAAAATTGAAAAAATTGGCATCAAAAGATCAATTGAACAAATTGCAAAATCTGATTTAATAATTCATGTTGTTGATCCAACACAAGAAGATGATGAATATGATGAATTAATTGCAAGTGAAGCAAAAAAAGAAATGAAATTTTATTTAAAAGTTTACAATAAAAGTGATTTAATAAAAACCAAAAATATTAATGGAATATATGTTTCGGCGCTGAATAGCGATATTAAAGAACTTGAGGATGCTTTAATTGAAAATTTTAAAGATATTGACATTATGGATGAAAGAATTTTTTCAAATACTAGACAATTATCTTTAATTAAGAACGCATTTAATTCTATTAAAGAAGCTAAGAATTCATTAAATAATAATCAAACATTTGATGTAATAATGATTGATTTATATGATGCGTGAGACGCCTTACAAAATATAAAAGGGAATGCAAATAGAGAAGACTTACTTGATGTAATGTTTCAAAATTTTTGCTTAGGTAAATAA
- the pyrH gene encoding UMP kinase: MIKYKRILIKLSGEGFANKEKHLAIDNELVKRIALQLKEIVNQGVQVSIVIGGGNFWRGASAEKNGIPRNRADYIGMLATIMNGLALRSGFELVGLKARVQSSLTVDPKIAENYVNEKTLKYLESGEVVIFVGGTGRPYFTTDTASTLYASEIGAEVILMGKNGTDGVYDSDPKLNKNAHRYDKITYDEILEKKLQVMDLTATSMARDNNINLIIFNLLEENSILKALEGEIKHTEVTN, translated from the coding sequence ATGATTAAATATAAACGAATCTTAATAAAACTATCAGGTGAGGGTTTTGCAAATAAGGAAAAACATCTTGCTATTGATAATGAATTAGTTAAAAGAATTGCTTTACAATTAAAAGAAATTGTTAATCAAGGGGTTCAAGTGTCGATAGTTATAGGGGGTGGTAATTTTTGAAGAGGAGCTTCTGCAGAAAAAAACGGGATACCTAGAAATCGTGCTGATTACATTGGTATGTTAGCTACAATTATGAATGGTTTAGCGTTAAGAAGTGGTTTTGAACTTGTTGGATTAAAAGCAAGGGTTCAAAGTTCTTTAACTGTAGATCCAAAAATTGCAGAGAATTATGTTAATGAAAAGACACTAAAATACCTTGAAAGTGGAGAAGTTGTTATTTTTGTAGGCGGAACAGGGAGACCGTATTTCACCACTGATACTGCATCAACTTTATATGCATCTGAAATTGGAGCGGAAGTAATTTTGATGGGAAAGAACGGGACAGACGGAGTTTATGATTCTGATCCAAAATTAAACAAAAATGCCCATCGTTATGATAAAATCACATATGATGAAATTCTTGAAAAAAAATTACAAGTTATGGATTTAACTGCCACAAGTATGGCAAGAGATAACAATATAAATTTAATTATTTTTAACCTTTTAGAAGAGAATTCAATATTAAAAGCGCTAGAAGGCGAAATTAAACATACAGAGGTAACAAACTAA
- a CDS encoding PQ-loop repeat-containing protein, producing MQVAILIFGILSVILMVFLPIPQLLTTLKTKNISNVSYPAFFIYYTGGAIFVAVMTMLKKTDPNIIINIIGNTLFVGIMALTLTLFMILDKKIKPIARITIIFALWIVFFSLLIWWISEYAAKSNGYFESSSTFLTILTIFANSCTALPFIAQIIKTLKNKSAEGISFVLLCCGLILNISLGIYFAMLLDFGTAMWYVTLLFQTTGAIVYIIQILIYLSFKSKYKKIA from the coding sequence ATGCAAGTAGCAATTTTAATTTTTGGTATTCTCTCTGTAATTTTAATGGTGTTTTTGCCTATTCCACAGCTGTTGACAACATTAAAAACAAAAAACATTTCTAATGTTTCATACCCTGCGTTCTTTATTTATTATACTGGTGGTGCTATATTTGTAGCAGTAATGACAATGCTGAAAAAAACTGACCCTAACATAATTATCAACATAATTGGTAACACTCTTTTTGTCGGAATTATGGCGTTAACATTAACACTTTTTATGATCTTAGACAAAAAAATAAAGCCCATAGCTAGAATAACTATTATTTTTGCCTTATGAATCGTATTCTTCAGTTTATTAATATGATGAATTTCTGAATACGCAGCAAAAAGTAATGGATATTTCGAATCATCAAGCACATTTTTGACAATATTAACAATTTTTGCTAACTCATGTACTGCATTACCATTTATAGCACAAATCATCAAGACTTTAAAAAATAAATCAGCAGAAGGAATTTCATTTGTGTTATTATGTTGTGGATTAATCCTCAACATTTCATTAGGTATTTACTTCGCAATGTTACTAGATTTTGGTACAGCAATGTGATATGTAACACTATTATTCCAAACAACTGGAGCAATTGTTTATATAATACAAATTCTGATATATTTATCATTTAAATCAAAATATAAAAAAATAGCTTAA
- the frr gene encoding ribosome recycling factor, which translates to MELDYYLLELEEKSEKPINHFKFEMSKISTGRANPQIIKGIKVLYYESMTPLEELSNISVPEPQQLLIKPYDITSIKDICKAMEKANLGIMPVDEGNQIRLTFPTLTIERRREMIKNLGKLSETAKVGIRNVRQDVNKLIKADEELSEDDQKKYLEKVQKNVDILIEKVNSLTKEKENELMNK; encoded by the coding sequence ATGGAACTAGATTATTATTTACTAGAACTTGAAGAGAAAAGCGAAAAACCAATAAATCATTTTAAGTTTGAAATGTCAAAAATTTCAACTGGAAGAGCTAACCCTCAAATAATTAAAGGTATAAAAGTGTTGTATTATGAGTCAATGACACCACTTGAAGAATTGTCTAATATAAGTGTACCTGAACCACAACAACTTTTAATAAAACCATATGATATTACTTCAATTAAAGATATTTGTAAAGCAATGGAAAAGGCTAATTTAGGTATTATGCCTGTTGATGAAGGGAATCAGATTAGATTAACTTTTCCTACTTTAACTATTGAAAGACGTAGAGAAATGATTAAGAATTTAGGTAAATTGTCTGAAACTGCTAAGGTAGGTATTAGAAACGTAAGACAGGATGTAAATAAATTGATTAAAGCTGATGAAGAACTTTCAGAAGATGACCAAAAGAAATATTTAGAAAAAGTGCAGAAAAATGTAGATATTTTAATTGAGAAAGTTAATTCTCTTACAAAAGAAAAAGAAAATGAATTAATGAATAAATAA